The Corallococcus soli genome has a window encoding:
- a CDS encoding saccharopine dehydrogenase family protein encodes MAREKKTEFDIVLWGATGFTGRLVAEYLARSRDGHGAKWALAGRDAGRLEKVREELARVDPACADLPIIIADAKDAASLDALVARTRVVISTVGPYNRYGSELVAACVRAGTDYCDLTGEVHWMRKMIDAHDAQARETGARIVHTCGFDSIPSDLGVLMVQDYMRERHGGHCDQVRFHLTHMRGGFSGGTIASMMDTLDAVKADPALRRVVSGAHALDPEPGRGTKEERDQMTVRKSPESGGWTAPFVMAAVNTRVVRRSNALLGYPWGRDFFYAEVTDFGPGPKGLALAASITAGLGGFMAVSNVGAVRELLEKHVLPAPGQGPSAKIRESGRFEVRMLGEGLSPKSGQRVKVEGKVAAKGDPGYAATARMLAESALCLAFDALPKRAGILTPASAMGMTLVERLRKAGMTFEVHDRAA; translated from the coding sequence ATGGCCCGCGAGAAGAAGACCGAGTTCGACATCGTCCTGTGGGGCGCCACGGGCTTCACCGGCCGCCTGGTGGCGGAGTACCTGGCCCGCTCGCGGGACGGGCACGGCGCGAAGTGGGCGCTCGCCGGACGGGACGCGGGCCGCCTGGAGAAGGTCCGTGAGGAACTGGCCCGGGTGGACCCCGCGTGCGCGGACCTGCCGATCATCATCGCGGACGCGAAGGACGCCGCGTCGCTGGACGCGCTGGTGGCGCGCACGCGCGTCGTCATCTCCACGGTGGGGCCCTACAACCGCTACGGCAGCGAGCTGGTGGCCGCGTGCGTCCGCGCGGGCACGGACTACTGCGACCTGACGGGCGAAGTGCACTGGATGCGCAAGATGATTGACGCGCACGACGCGCAGGCCCGGGAGACGGGGGCGCGCATCGTCCATACGTGCGGCTTCGACTCCATCCCCTCCGACCTGGGCGTGCTGATGGTCCAGGACTACATGCGCGAGCGGCACGGCGGCCACTGCGACCAGGTGCGCTTCCACCTGACGCACATGCGCGGCGGCTTCAGCGGCGGCACCATCGCCAGCATGATGGACACGCTCGACGCGGTGAAGGCGGACCCGGCGCTGCGCCGCGTGGTGTCGGGCGCGCACGCGTTGGATCCCGAGCCGGGCCGGGGCACGAAGGAGGAGCGCGACCAGATGACGGTGCGCAAGAGCCCGGAGAGCGGCGGCTGGACGGCGCCGTTCGTGATGGCCGCCGTCAACACGCGCGTCGTGCGGCGCTCCAACGCGCTGCTGGGCTATCCCTGGGGCCGCGACTTCTTCTACGCGGAGGTCACCGACTTCGGCCCCGGCCCCAAGGGGCTCGCGCTGGCGGCGTCCATCACCGCGGGGTTGGGCGGGTTCATGGCCGTCTCGAACGTGGGCGCGGTGCGCGAGCTGCTGGAGAAGCACGTGCTGCCCGCGCCCGGGCAGGGGCCGTCCGCGAAGATTCGTGAGAGCGGTCGCTTCGAGGTGCGGATGCTGGGCGAGGGACTGTCGCCCAAGAGCGGCCAGCGCGTGAAGGTGGAGGGCAAGGTGGCGGCGAAGGGGGACCCGGGCTACGCGGCGACGGCGCGCATGCTCGCGGAGTCCGCCCTGTGC